A single window of Granulicella cerasi DNA harbors:
- a CDS encoding efflux RND transporter periplasmic adaptor subunit, whose amino-acid sequence MSKQALFSAKRSYSRAVLGTTSAVALLAGATVLLATGCEKKEAAPQFGPLPVSVVTVASGDTPLNNQWVGTLDGMVNATIQPQVTGYLVKQDYREGSAVTKGQVLFEIDPRTFQAAVDQAKGQVAQAQAALVQQQAALKLAQINVTRDTPLAEQKAIAQATLDNEVQTQAQAEANVKAAEAQIASAKATLESAQINLGFTKVRSLISGVAGQAVTQMGNLVSPQTQLTSVSQLDPIKVYFSLSDGEYLALVGRAAKGDADLLKSASNVPLTLTLANGDAYPYKGKIAFVDRQMNQQTGAIRIAAVFPNPKSVLRPGQFGRVSATTDLKRGVITVPQVAVTDLQGIKQVYTVGADNKVHILNVQIGDESGSDFIVNGGLQPGTRVIVDNLQKLKEGAPVSPHAAAPAAASTEAR is encoded by the coding sequence CGACCGTTCTGCTCGCCACCGGCTGCGAAAAGAAAGAAGCAGCGCCGCAGTTTGGCCCGCTGCCCGTCTCGGTCGTTACCGTAGCTTCCGGCGACACGCCCCTGAACAACCAGTGGGTCGGCACGCTGGACGGCATGGTGAACGCCACCATTCAGCCGCAGGTCACCGGCTACCTCGTCAAGCAGGACTACCGCGAAGGTTCGGCGGTCACTAAAGGCCAGGTGCTCTTCGAGATCGACCCGCGCACCTTCCAGGCCGCGGTAGACCAGGCCAAGGGCCAGGTGGCTCAGGCGCAGGCGGCGCTGGTGCAGCAGCAGGCTGCGTTGAAGCTCGCACAGATCAACGTGACGCGCGACACGCCGCTCGCGGAGCAGAAGGCGATTGCGCAGGCCACGCTGGACAACGAAGTGCAGACGCAGGCACAGGCCGAAGCCAATGTGAAGGCTGCGGAAGCGCAGATCGCCTCGGCAAAGGCGACGCTCGAGTCCGCGCAGATCAACCTCGGCTTCACCAAGGTCCGTTCGCTGATCTCCGGCGTTGCCGGTCAGGCTGTCACGCAGATGGGCAACCTGGTTTCGCCGCAGACGCAGCTCACCTCGGTCTCGCAGCTGGACCCGATCAAGGTCTACTTCTCGCTCAGCGATGGGGAGTACCTTGCGCTCGTCGGCCGCGCCGCGAAGGGTGACGCCGACCTGTTGAAGTCCGCCAGCAATGTGCCGCTCACGCTGACGCTCGCCAACGGCGACGCTTACCCCTACAAGGGCAAGATCGCTTTCGTCGACCGCCAGATGAACCAGCAGACGGGCGCCATCCGCATCGCGGCTGTCTTCCCGAACCCGAAGAGCGTGCTGCGTCCCGGCCAGTTTGGTCGCGTCTCCGCAACGACTGACCTGAAGCGTGGCGTGATCACCGTGCCGCAGGTTGCGGTTACGGATCTTCAGGGCATCAAGCAGGTCTACACCGTCGGCGCCGACAACAAGGTGCACATTCTCAACGTGCAGATCGGCGACGAATCTGGCAGCGACTTCATCGTGAACGGCGGATTGCAGCCGGGCACACGCGTCATCGTCGACAACCTTCAGAAGCTGAAGGAAGGCGCGCCGGTTTCGCCGCATGCAGCGGCACCGGCAGCCGCATCCACGGAAGCGAGGTAA